One Sphaerisporangium krabiense DNA segment encodes these proteins:
- a CDS encoding YcaO-like family protein — protein sequence MRLFEAAPRGTSVPASLASMGRLVSAYGLVSTLSWLPVTEGESSFPIFSGSLGNPGAVLAAHRDWEHDPSSGNFDGAGGALDPEIAAHLAVAESLERYSSCAWHPDATIWATAEELGEDCIPPDGWPSLSRREYADPRCGLVPPDPRIPLRWVEAYSLTRGRKVYVPASQVYLKYPPESAAERHVHPISTGCAAHSEPIAAVVNGLLEVVERDSISLTWLQRLRLPRLEFDLGELAPEHRAFAERAANHNTRAVMFDATTDLGIPVIYGLVLADHDPVIAQTVVATCDVDPGRAIAKWYREAASLRIALRALAGDERNPNVAPEDTLSVTGGALLAGSPDKRHLFDFLLEGDRPVHRLADLPTPPAGAGDRQVLAWLLERLHAAGCEVVVADITTDEARQVGAHVVRVMVPQAMPLSFMHRARYLGHPRLYEAPAAMGHPVHAEADVNPHPQPFA from the coding sequence ATGAGGTTGTTCGAGGCGGCTCCACGGGGGACGAGCGTTCCCGCCTCGCTGGCGAGCATGGGAAGGCTGGTGTCGGCCTACGGCCTGGTGTCCACGCTGAGCTGGCTGCCCGTCACCGAAGGGGAGAGTAGTTTCCCCATCTTCTCTGGATCGTTGGGCAATCCGGGCGCGGTACTGGCCGCGCACCGGGATTGGGAGCACGACCCGTCGTCCGGCAATTTCGACGGCGCGGGCGGAGCACTGGACCCGGAGATCGCCGCCCATCTGGCGGTGGCCGAATCGCTGGAGCGCTACAGCTCGTGCGCCTGGCACCCGGACGCGACGATCTGGGCCACCGCGGAGGAGCTGGGCGAGGACTGCATCCCGCCGGACGGCTGGCCGAGCCTGTCCCGGCGTGAGTACGCCGACCCCAGGTGCGGGCTGGTGCCCCCGGACCCGAGGATTCCGCTGCGCTGGGTGGAGGCGTACTCCCTGACCAGGGGCCGCAAGGTGTACGTCCCCGCGTCGCAGGTGTATTTGAAGTACCCGCCGGAGTCGGCCGCCGAGCGCCACGTCCACCCGATCTCGACCGGGTGCGCCGCCCACTCCGAGCCGATCGCCGCGGTGGTCAACGGACTGCTGGAGGTGGTGGAGCGCGATTCGATCTCCCTCACCTGGCTGCAGCGGCTGCGCCTGCCCCGCCTGGAGTTCGACCTCGGCGAACTGGCCCCGGAGCACCGGGCGTTCGCCGAGCGCGCCGCGAACCACAACACCCGGGCCGTGATGTTCGACGCGACCACCGACCTCGGCATCCCGGTGATCTACGGGCTGGTGCTGGCCGACCACGATCCGGTGATCGCCCAGACGGTGGTGGCCACCTGCGATGTCGACCCGGGCCGGGCCATCGCCAAGTGGTACAGGGAGGCGGCCTCGCTGCGGATCGCGCTGCGGGCGCTGGCGGGTGACGAGAGGAATCCGAACGTGGCCCCGGAGGACACGCTGAGCGTGACCGGGGGCGCCCTGCTGGCCGGCTCGCCGGACAAGCGGCATCTGTTCGACTTCCTGCTGGAGGGGGATCGGCCGGTCCACCGCCTGGCCGACCTGCCCACTCCGCCCGCCGGGGCCGGCGACCGCCAGGTGCTGGCCTGGCTGCTCGAACGGTTGCACGCCGCGGGCTGCGAGGTGGTGGTGGCCGACATCACCACCGACGAGGCCCGCCAGGTCGGGGCGCACGTGGTGCGGGTGATGGTGCCGCAGGCGATGCCGCTGAGCTTCATGCACCGTGCCCGCTACCTGGGACACCCGCGCCTGTACGAGGCTCCCGCGGCGATGGGCCACCCGGTGCACGCCGAGGCCGACGTCAACCCCCACCCCCAGCCGTTCGCCTGA
- a CDS encoding ABC transporter permease, whose product MSAVARWAARVLGLPVLLVLAWWGYSAVSQSFYVPAPPQVARAFADTWLSERLVDDALPSVARLLAGYALAAVLGVGLGVPIGLFPRLRAAAEPVLEFFRAVPPPVLVPLIMLLAGIDDTMKVLVIVSGCVWPILLNTVEGVRALDEVLSDTCRMYGMRTASRLRHLVLRGASPQIMAGLRQALSVGIILMVISEMFASSSGLGFTIVLFQRGFAIPEMWSGILLLGLLGFGLSVLLRWFERRVLFWHGSHRA is encoded by the coding sequence GTGAGCGCGGTCGCGCGGTGGGCGGCGCGCGTGCTCGGCCTGCCCGTGCTGCTGGTCCTCGCCTGGTGGGGCTACAGCGCGGTGTCGCAGAGCTTCTACGTCCCCGCGCCGCCGCAGGTCGCGCGGGCCTTCGCCGACACCTGGCTCTCCGAACGCCTGGTGGACGACGCGCTGCCCAGCGTGGCCCGCCTGCTGGCCGGGTACGCGCTCGCGGCCGTCCTCGGCGTGGGGCTCGGCGTGCCGATCGGGCTGTTCCCGCGGCTGCGCGCCGCGGCCGAGCCGGTGCTGGAGTTCTTCCGCGCCGTCCCGCCGCCCGTGCTCGTCCCGCTGATCATGCTGCTCGCGGGCATCGACGACACCATGAAGGTGCTCGTCATAGTCTCGGGGTGCGTGTGGCCGATCCTGCTGAACACCGTGGAGGGGGTGCGGGCGCTGGACGAGGTGCTCTCCGACACCTGCCGCATGTACGGCATGCGGACCGCCTCGCGCCTGCGCCACCTGGTGCTGCGCGGCGCCTCCCCGCAGATCATGGCCGGGCTGCGGCAGGCCCTCTCGGTCGGCATCATCCTCATGGTGATCAGCGAGATGTTCGCCAGCAGCAGCGGCCTCGGCTTCACCATCGTGCTGTTCCAGCGCGGCTTCGCCATCCCCGAGATGTGGAGCGGCATCCTCCTGCTCGGCCTGCTCGGCTTCGGGCTGTCCGTGTTGCTGCGATGGTTCGAGCGCCGCGTCCTGTTCTGGCATGGGAGCCATCGTGCTTGA
- a CDS encoding LacI family DNA-binding transcriptional regulator, producing MSRSQPRKRATIREVAQATGLSPAAVSYALRGMQVSEETIERVRQAAAELGYEADPIARALASGRTGMIGLLCGSLEDLWQQSLAIGIGRALRDKDRYALILDAAGDPARERVLAGQLRDQRVDGMIVQPVDPAAPMWAQLAETVPVVAIGDSLAGARTAGEVVFDNRAGVTLALEYLRARGHRRVAVLTPTRPSTPDRPADLHVIAEADRLGLDITVVNAPHGLPAITDTARTLLAADSRPTAAFCFSDFIAYGVYAAAAEAGLRVPEDISVMGYDDHPMSGLLTPGLTSVNWDIDGIVRAAVRLVAAAADGQPRRRRVMQAPELRERGSVLSRG from the coding sequence ATGTCGCGATCCCAGCCCCGCAAGCGCGCGACGATCCGCGAGGTGGCCCAGGCGACCGGCCTGTCACCCGCCGCGGTGTCGTACGCGCTGCGCGGCATGCAGGTCTCGGAGGAGACCATCGAGCGGGTCCGTCAGGCCGCCGCCGAGCTGGGGTACGAGGCGGACCCGATCGCCCGCGCCCTCGCCAGCGGGCGCACCGGCATGATCGGTCTGCTGTGCGGCTCGCTGGAGGACCTGTGGCAGCAGTCCCTGGCGATCGGCATCGGCAGGGCCCTGCGCGACAAGGACCGCTACGCGCTGATCCTCGACGCGGCGGGAGACCCGGCCCGCGAGCGCGTGCTGGCCGGTCAGCTACGCGACCAGCGCGTGGACGGCATGATCGTCCAGCCTGTCGACCCCGCGGCGCCCATGTGGGCCCAGCTCGCCGAGACCGTGCCGGTCGTCGCCATCGGCGACTCGCTCGCCGGCGCCAGGACCGCAGGCGAGGTGGTCTTCGACAACCGCGCCGGCGTCACGCTGGCCCTGGAATACCTGCGCGCCCGCGGCCACCGTCGCGTCGCCGTCCTCACCCCGACCCGGCCGAGCACACCCGACCGTCCCGCCGACCTGCACGTCATCGCCGAGGCCGACCGGCTGGGCCTCGACATCACGGTCGTCAACGCGCCCCACGGGCTTCCCGCGATCACCGACACCGCCCGGACGCTGCTCGCCGCGGACTCCCGGCCCACGGCGGCGTTCTGCTTCTCCGACTTCATCGCCTACGGGGTGTACGCGGCGGCGGCCGAGGCGGGGCTGCGCGTGCCGGAGGACATCTCGGTCATGGGCTACGACGACCATCCGATGTCCGGCCTGCTCACCCCGGGCCTGACCAGCGTCAACTGGGACATCGACGGCATCGTCCGGGCCGCCGTCCGGCTGGTGGCCGCGGCGGCGGACGGGCAGCCGCGCAGGCGCCGGGTCATGCAGGCCCCCGAGCTCCGCGAGCGCGGCTCGGTGCTGAGCCGCGGCTGA
- a CDS encoding cysteine dioxygenase, whose amino-acid sequence MSWESLPERFLDKRELRDLVEELAARPDLWSHHVAFGDTGEARHYASLHRDSFVDVWLICWRPEDDTGWHDHDVSSGAVRVVAGTLQESNPRIGGTHVETLVSEGESLSFGPEHIHRINGHSAHSVSIHAYSPPLWRLGQYSISEDGVMRRVSVSYADELRQLDAEALV is encoded by the coding sequence ATGAGCTGGGAATCCCTGCCGGAGCGATTCCTCGACAAGCGTGAACTGCGCGACCTCGTCGAAGAACTCGCCGCCCGGCCGGACCTGTGGTCGCACCACGTGGCGTTCGGCGACACCGGAGAGGCCCGCCACTACGCCTCCCTCCACCGCGATTCCTTCGTGGACGTCTGGCTCATCTGTTGGCGCCCCGAGGACGACACCGGCTGGCACGACCACGACGTGTCCTCGGGCGCGGTCCGGGTGGTCGCGGGCACCCTGCAGGAGTCCAACCCGCGCATCGGCGGCACGCACGTCGAGACGCTGGTGTCGGAGGGCGAATCCCTGTCGTTCGGCCCCGAGCACATCCACCGCATCAACGGGCACTCGGCACATAGCGTGTCGATCCACGCCTACTCTCCCCCGCTGTGGCGCCTCGGCCAGTACTCGATCAGCGAGGACGGCGTGATGCGCCGCGTCTCGGTCAGCTACGCCGACGAACTACGCCAACTCGACGCGGAGGCCCTGGTCTAG
- a CDS encoding amidohydrolase family protein, translated as MGIDVHQHIWTPGFAEALRRRARPPYLDGWTLHLDGEPPYEVDPRGHDPGRRLEFNRAHGIDLALVSLSSPLGVEHLPPEEAWPLIDAFHEGARELPASLRAWAATCVTEPDPVLTAKALDAGFAGLQLPATALPDAAGYTRAAPLLDLLEDRDLPLFVHPGPASTSESPAWWPAVVPYVQQMHAAWYAFRAFGRPRHPRLRVCFALLAGLAPLHVERYMARGGSSRGAVDPDAFLETSSYGHQAIDAITRAVGVEVVVLGSDAPYASPPRTLLGEAAEHTIAVTNPSRLLDTKGAVPR; from the coding sequence ATGGGCATCGACGTGCACCAGCACATCTGGACACCGGGCTTCGCCGAGGCGCTGCGCCGGCGGGCACGGCCGCCGTACCTCGACGGCTGGACGCTGCACCTCGACGGCGAGCCGCCGTACGAGGTGGATCCGCGCGGCCACGACCCCGGCCGGCGGCTGGAGTTCAACCGCGCGCACGGCATCGACCTCGCGCTCGTGTCCCTGTCCAGCCCGCTCGGCGTCGAACACCTGCCTCCCGAGGAGGCGTGGCCCCTGATCGACGCCTTCCACGAGGGCGCGCGGGAGCTGCCCGCGTCGCTGCGCGCCTGGGCCGCCACCTGCGTCACCGAGCCCGACCCCGTCCTGACGGCCAAGGCCCTGGACGCCGGGTTCGCGGGCCTGCAACTCCCGGCGACGGCCCTGCCGGACGCCGCCGGATACACCCGCGCCGCCCCCTTGCTGGACCTGCTGGAGGACCGGGACCTGCCCCTGTTCGTCCACCCCGGCCCCGCCTCGACGTCCGAGAGCCCCGCCTGGTGGCCCGCGGTCGTCCCGTACGTCCAGCAGATGCACGCCGCCTGGTACGCCTTCCGCGCGTTCGGACGGCCCCGCCACCCGCGGCTGCGCGTCTGCTTCGCCCTGCTCGCCGGGCTCGCCCCCCTGCACGTGGAGCGGTACATGGCCAGGGGCGGGTCCTCGCGGGGCGCCGTGGACCCGGACGCCTTCCTGGAGACGTCCTCCTACGGCCACCAGGCGATCGACGCGATCACCCGCGCGGTCGGCGTCGAGGTCGTCGTCCTCGGCTCGGACGCGCCGTACGCGTCCCCACCGCGAACCCTGCTCGGCGAGGCGGCCGAGCACACGATCGCGGTCACCAACCCTTCCCGCCTGCTCGACACGAAAGGAGCCGTGCCCCGATGA
- a CDS encoding ABC transporter permease — MTTTAARAAYGLGGFACLLVVMEAAPRLGLVDARFLPPASRILAALADELRTAELWTALAETLRGWAIGLAIAFCAAVLAGVVIDAVPGLRAASHSTVEFLRPIPSVALIPLATLLFGASLGSTLLLVVYASFWQVLIQVLYGVADVDAVADDTARSYGLSRWSRVRHVVWPTALPYVMTGLRLAAAVAFILAVTAELVIGGPGLGLRIQIAQSSGAVASMYALVVLSGLVGIAVNLGVRVLERRVLAWHPSVRGEAAP, encoded by the coding sequence ATGACGACGACGGCGGCGCGTGCCGCGTACGGCCTGGGCGGGTTCGCCTGCCTCCTCGTCGTCATGGAGGCGGCGCCCCGGCTGGGCCTGGTGGACGCGCGCTTCCTGCCGCCCGCCTCGCGGATCCTCGCCGCCCTGGCGGACGAGCTGCGCACCGCCGAGCTGTGGACCGCGCTCGCCGAGACGCTGCGCGGGTGGGCGATCGGGCTGGCCATCGCGTTCTGCGCGGCCGTGCTCGCCGGGGTGGTGATCGACGCCGTGCCCGGGCTGCGCGCCGCGTCCCACTCCACGGTCGAGTTCCTGCGCCCGATCCCCTCGGTCGCGCTCATCCCGCTGGCCACGCTGCTGTTCGGCGCGTCGCTCGGGTCCACGCTGCTGCTGGTCGTGTACGCCTCGTTCTGGCAGGTGCTGATCCAGGTGCTGTACGGCGTGGCCGACGTGGACGCGGTGGCCGACGACACCGCCCGCTCCTACGGCCTGTCGCGCTGGTCGCGCGTCCGCCACGTCGTCTGGCCGACCGCGCTGCCGTACGTCATGACCGGCCTGCGCCTGGCCGCCGCCGTGGCGTTCATCCTCGCCGTCACCGCCGAACTGGTCATCGGCGGCCCCGGGCTCGGCCTGCGCATCCAGATCGCGCAGTCCAGCGGCGCGGTGGCCTCGATGTACGCGCTGGTGGTGCTGTCCGGGCTCGTCGGCATCGCCGTCAACCTGGGCGTGCGCGTGCTGGAGCGCCGGGTGCTGGCCTGGCACCCGTCCGTGCGCGGCGAGGCGGCCCCGTGA
- a CDS encoding benzaldehyde dehydrogenase has protein sequence MERGIIVELLDPKVWSGSVFGGAWTASRAGDAPVVAPATGAEIGRAGLAGAADIAEAAARAATAQRDWAAASFEDRAAVLRRAGRLFEEHAEEIHWWLVRESGAVPGKAGFETHVAAQECYEAAATASQPMGEILPTAKKRLSLARRVPAGVVGVIAPFNAPLILGIRSVAPALALGNAVVFKPDPRTAVCGGVVIARVFEEAGLPPGVLHMLPGGPEAGEALVADPNVRVISFTGSTAAGRKVGELGARHLKRVHLELGGNSALIVLDDADLDLAVSAGAWGSFFHQGQICMTSGRHLVHSSIKDAYVERLAAKADGMPVGDPATAEVALGPLIDERQRDKVHALVTGSVEGGARLASGGTYEGLFYRPTVLDDLTTAAPAYAQEVFGPVAPVMPFSSLEEAAALASDGEYGLSLGILTRDPMKGLALSDLIPTGIVHINDQTVDDEAVAPFGGVAASGTGSRFGGTHANIEAFTETRWVTMQGDIARYPF, from the coding sequence ATGGAAAGGGGAATCATCGTGGAACTTCTCGACCCTAAGGTCTGGTCGGGGTCGGTGTTCGGCGGCGCCTGGACCGCCTCGCGCGCCGGGGACGCCCCGGTCGTCGCGCCGGCGACGGGCGCCGAGATCGGCCGGGCGGGCCTCGCCGGGGCCGCCGACATCGCCGAGGCGGCCGCCCGCGCCGCCACCGCCCAGCGCGACTGGGCCGCCGCGTCGTTCGAGGACCGGGCGGCCGTGCTCCGCCGCGCCGGGCGCCTGTTCGAGGAGCACGCCGAAGAGATCCATTGGTGGCTCGTCCGCGAGTCGGGCGCGGTCCCCGGCAAGGCGGGCTTCGAGACCCACGTCGCCGCCCAGGAATGCTACGAGGCCGCCGCGACCGCCTCCCAGCCCATGGGCGAGATCCTCCCGACGGCCAAGAAGCGGCTCAGCCTGGCCCGCCGCGTCCCCGCCGGGGTGGTCGGCGTGATCGCGCCGTTCAACGCGCCGCTGATCCTCGGCATCCGCTCGGTCGCCCCCGCCCTGGCCCTCGGCAACGCGGTCGTGTTCAAGCCCGACCCGCGCACCGCGGTCTGCGGCGGCGTCGTCATCGCCCGCGTCTTCGAGGAGGCGGGCCTGCCCCCCGGCGTCCTGCACATGCTGCCCGGCGGCCCCGAGGCCGGCGAGGCGCTGGTCGCCGACCCCAACGTCCGCGTCATCTCGTTCACCGGCTCCACCGCCGCGGGCAGGAAGGTCGGCGAGCTCGGCGCGCGGCACCTCAAGCGCGTCCACCTGGAGCTCGGCGGCAACTCCGCGCTCATCGTCCTCGACGACGCCGACCTCGACCTCGCCGTCTCCGCCGGGGCCTGGGGCTCGTTCTTCCACCAGGGCCAGATCTGCATGACCTCCGGCCGCCACCTCGTCCACTCCTCGATCAAGGACGCCTACGTCGAGCGGCTCGCCGCCAAGGCCGACGGCATGCCGGTCGGCGACCCCGCCACCGCCGAGGTCGCGCTCGGCCCGCTCATCGACGAACGCCAGCGCGACAAGGTGCACGCGCTGGTCACCGGCAGCGTCGAGGGCGGCGCACGGCTGGCCTCGGGCGGCACCTACGAGGGCCTGTTCTACCGGCCGACCGTCCTGGACGACCTCACCACCGCCGCCCCCGCCTACGCACAGGAGGTCTTCGGCCCGGTCGCCCCGGTCATGCCGTTCTCGTCCCTGGAGGAGGCCGCGGCACTGGCCTCCGACGGCGAGTACGGCCTGTCACTCGGCATCCTCACCCGCGACCCCATGAAGGGCCTGGCCCTCTCCGACCTCATCCCGACCGGCATCGTCCACATCAACGACCAGACCGTCGACGACGAGGCCGTCGCCCCCTTCGGCGGCGTCGCCGCCTCAGGCACCGGCTCCAGATTCGGCGGCACCCACGCGAACATCGAGGCCTTCACCGAGACCCGCTGGGTCACCATGCAGGGCGACATCGCCCGCTACCCCTTCTAG
- a CDS encoding glycerophosphodiester phosphodiesterase, translated as MIALQWFMAGVVALAPGAPGLDSVAYPLVIGHRGACAYRPEHTVAAYRVAVEAGADYIEPDLVSTKDHVLVVRHENEISQTTDVAAHPEFAGRRTGKSVDGRRLDGWFTEDFTLAELRTLRAVERLPALRPGSAAFGGTGTIMTFDEVVALARRSGVGVYPETKHPGYFASIGLPLEEPMLATLARYGWTERTDPVFVQSFETANLRALRGRTRLRLIQLLEATGAPRDLVVAGDSRTYRDLATPAGLREIASYADGVGVHTNLVAPVDARGALGAPTTLVADAHRAGLDVHVWTVRPENVYLPAPFRKGDPAAPGYAAAHGDVAGWLARLYGLGVDGVFADDPGVAVRTRDALARPVQTL; from the coding sequence GTGATCGCTCTTCAGTGGTTCATGGCGGGGGTCGTCGCCTTGGCGCCTGGGGCTCCGGGGCTCGACTCGGTCGCGTATCCCCTTGTCATCGGGCATCGGGGCGCGTGCGCCTATCGGCCTGAGCACACCGTGGCCGCCTACCGGGTCGCGGTTGAGGCGGGGGCCGACTATATCGAGCCGGATCTGGTTTCCACCAAGGATCATGTGCTGGTCGTCCGGCATGAGAACGAGATCTCGCAGACCACTGATGTGGCCGCGCATCCGGAGTTCGCGGGGCGTAGGACCGGCAAGAGTGTGGACGGGCGGCGGCTCGACGGGTGGTTCACCGAGGACTTCACGTTGGCCGAACTGCGTACTCTGCGCGCGGTCGAGCGTCTGCCCGCGTTGCGGCCTGGGAGCGCCGCGTTCGGCGGTACGGGCACGATCATGACGTTCGACGAGGTCGTGGCGTTGGCGCGGCGGTCGGGGGTCGGCGTGTATCCCGAGACCAAGCATCCGGGGTACTTCGCCTCCATCGGGCTTCCCCTGGAGGAGCCCATGCTCGCCACGCTCGCGCGGTACGGGTGGACCGAGCGGACCGATCCGGTGTTCGTCCAGTCGTTCGAGACCGCGAACCTGCGGGCGCTGCGCGGGAGGACCCGGCTGCGGCTGATCCAGCTCCTGGAGGCGACCGGCGCGCCGCGCGATCTGGTCGTCGCGGGGGACTCGCGCACCTACCGGGACCTGGCTACTCCCGCGGGGCTGCGCGAGATCGCGTCCTACGCCGACGGCGTCGGCGTGCACACGAACCTGGTCGCGCCCGTGGACGCCCGCGGCGCGCTCGGGGCGCCGACGACGCTGGTCGCCGACGCGCACCGGGCGGGTCTGGACGTGCACGTCTGGACGGTCCGGCCGGAGAACGTCTACCTACCCGCGCCGTTCAGGAAGGGGGACCCGGCGGCCCCGGGGTACGCCGCCGCGCACGGCGACGTGGCCGGGTGGCTCGCGCGGCTGTACGGCCTGGGGGTCGACGGCGTGTTCGCCGACGACCCGGGCGTGGCCGTGCGAACGCGCGACGCGCTCGCACGGCCGGTTCAGACCCTCTAG
- a CDS encoding ABC transporter ATP-binding protein, translated as MGAIVLEVTGLKKVYESTGKEAVGDLSFRLDAGELVCVVGPSGCGKTTLLRCVAGLLAPTAGTVRLAGVPVTGPPDDMAVVFQEYGRSLFPWMSVRRNVELPLKEKGIPRARRATLVSTALAAVGLADVAGSYPWQLSGGMQQRVAIARAMAYEPSVLLMDEPFAAVDAQTRAELEDLILRVLPGLGTTTLFITHDIDEAIYLGDRVIVLSASPTVVLDDVKVDLPSERDQLATRALPRFAELRGHVYARIQRAKDGPENAR; from the coding sequence ATGGGAGCCATCGTGCTTGAGGTCACCGGCCTGAAGAAGGTCTACGAGAGCACCGGCAAGGAGGCGGTCGGCGATCTGAGCTTCCGGCTCGACGCCGGCGAGCTCGTCTGCGTGGTCGGCCCCTCCGGGTGCGGCAAGACCACGCTGCTGCGCTGCGTCGCCGGCCTGCTCGCCCCCACGGCCGGCACGGTCCGCCTCGCCGGCGTGCCGGTCACCGGGCCGCCGGACGACATGGCCGTGGTCTTCCAGGAGTACGGCCGCAGCCTCTTCCCCTGGATGAGCGTCCGGCGGAACGTCGAGCTGCCGCTCAAGGAGAAGGGGATCCCCCGGGCGCGGCGCGCGACGCTGGTGTCCACCGCGCTCGCCGCCGTCGGGCTGGCCGACGTGGCGGGCTCCTACCCCTGGCAGCTCTCCGGCGGCATGCAGCAGCGGGTGGCCATCGCCCGCGCCATGGCCTACGAGCCCTCCGTGCTGCTCATGGACGAGCCGTTCGCCGCCGTCGACGCCCAGACCCGCGCGGAGCTGGAGGACCTGATCCTGCGCGTGCTGCCGGGCCTCGGCACCACCACGCTCTTCATCACGCACGACATCGACGAGGCCATCTACCTCGGCGACCGCGTGATCGTCCTGTCGGCCTCGCCGACCGTCGTCCTGGACGACGTCAAGGTCGACCTGCCGTCCGAGCGCGACCAGCTCGCCACCCGCGCCCTGCCTCGCTTCGCCGAGCTGCGCGGCCACGTGTACGCGCGGATCCAGCGGGCCAAGGACGGCCCCGAGAACGCCCGGTGA
- a CDS encoding OsmC family protein: MASVNVERTDGGFVARNARGAEVAIGGGDDQGVFTPVELLLAAVGGCNIVTVEPLTAQRDHRLVRLAMTVQADKAESNLLGTVTITYDVELPEGDDKAGEVYRAVARRVHEKYCTVSRTLQEGVEVALELPE; the protein is encoded by the coding sequence ATGGCATCGGTGAATGTTGAGCGAACAGACGGCGGCTTCGTGGCCCGCAACGCCCGCGGCGCGGAGGTCGCCATCGGCGGTGGCGACGACCAGGGGGTCTTCACCCCCGTCGAGCTCCTGCTCGCCGCGGTGGGCGGCTGCAACATCGTCACGGTGGAGCCCCTCACCGCCCAGCGCGACCACCGGCTCGTGCGCCTGGCCATGACCGTCCAGGCCGACAAGGCCGAGTCCAACCTGCTCGGCACGGTCACCATCACCTACGACGTCGAGCTTCCCGAGGGCGACGACAAGGCCGGCGAGGTGTACCGCGCGGTGGCGCGGCGGGTGCACGAGAAGTACTGCACCGTGAGCCGCACCCTCCAGGAGGGCGTCGAGGTCGCGCTCGAACTGCCTGAATAG
- a CDS encoding phage holin family protein translates to MKIILKILVVAGALWAATQLIDGITVKDTTATRTVGTLVAVALIFGLVNAVLKPIIKTIGCAFYVLTLGLFALVVNACLLLLTSWIATQLNLPFHVEGFWAALLGALLVGVISWLLDMLLGLNDD, encoded by the coding sequence GTGAAGATCATCCTCAAGATCCTTGTGGTCGCGGGCGCCCTCTGGGCGGCCACGCAGCTGATCGACGGGATCACGGTGAAGGACACCACCGCCACGCGGACGGTGGGCACCCTCGTCGCCGTCGCGCTCATATTCGGCCTCGTCAACGCCGTACTCAAGCCGATCATCAAGACGATCGGCTGCGCCTTCTATGTGCTCACGCTGGGACTGTTCGCCCTGGTGGTGAACGCCTGCCTCCTGCTGCTGACAAGCTGGATCGCCACCCAGCTCAACCTGCCGTTCCACGTCGAGGGCTTCTGGGCCGCCTTGCTCGGGGCCCTGCTCGTGGGCGTCATCAGCTGGCTGCTGGACATGCTGCTCGGCCTCAACGACGACTGA
- a CDS encoding AfsR/SARP family transcriptional regulator, whose protein sequence is MLIGLLGPVVVHGEEERTQALEHRARSVLAALTLHVGQEVTQEQLATLIWDQVPSGAASNIRTYISHLRKILRHAGVCSETVTSVRGGKGSGGYRLNISPSEIDLFVFHRLLDDGQTALATNEVREAEAKLSAALALWRGPAGGPDVSGAGSLMEWLGAHNRLRVAAQEDLTEVRLQLGRHSVLIPHIRAVLAHHPYRERSWGQLARACYFAGDLVGALDTFGQARAVLVGDLGVEPGPDLQAIHSAILNRAEDALRHLRCSLVSHAHTST, encoded by the coding sequence ATGCTCATCGGCCTCTTAGGCCCCGTCGTCGTTCATGGCGAAGAAGAGCGAACCCAAGCCCTGGAACATCGAGCCCGCAGCGTACTGGCAGCCCTCACGCTGCACGTCGGGCAGGAAGTCACGCAAGAACAGCTCGCCACCTTGATCTGGGACCAGGTCCCGAGCGGCGCGGCGAGCAACATCCGCACCTACATCAGTCACCTACGCAAGATCCTCCGTCACGCCGGAGTGTGCAGCGAGACGGTCACCTCCGTCCGCGGTGGCAAGGGCAGCGGCGGCTACCGCCTCAACATCTCCCCCAGCGAGATCGACCTGTTCGTCTTCCACCGGCTCCTCGACGACGGCCAGACCGCGCTGGCGACCAACGAGGTGCGGGAGGCGGAGGCCAAGCTGTCGGCCGCACTGGCCCTGTGGCGCGGACCGGCCGGAGGCCCTGACGTGTCCGGCGCCGGCAGCCTCATGGAATGGCTGGGGGCCCACAACCGGCTACGGGTCGCGGCGCAGGAGGATCTCACCGAGGTCCGCCTGCAACTGGGACGGCACAGCGTGCTCATCCCCCACATCCGGGCCGTTCTCGCCCACCACCCCTACCGAGAACGTTCGTGGGGACAACTGGCCCGGGCCTGCTACTTCGCCGGAGATCTGGTCGGCGCGCTGGACACCTTCGGCCAAGCCCGCGCGGTCCTGGTGGGCGACCTCGGCGTCGAGCCGGGACCGGATCTCCAGGCCATCCACTCGGCCATTCTCAACCGGGCCGAAGACGCCCTGCGCCACCTGCGCTGCTCTCTCGTCTCTCACGCGCACACCTCGACCTGA